From the Candidatus Thermoplasmatota archaeon genome, one window contains:
- a CDS encoding sodium/proline symporter, translated as MSIIILAFIVYLIILVLIGIWSSKFNKTLDDFLIAGRKLGSWPVAISAEASDMSGWLVMGLPGRGFMYGIAAFWTAIGASLGTLFNWSIIAKRLRRFTHKLHALTIPDFLEDRFKDDTHVIRGIATTIITIFMVAYVSVQMVASGKILSETFGWDYNSALILGFAIITFYTLMGGFVAVAWTDVFQGMLMVGILLILPIVGIIKLGGLDTIFTEIGQININTISPGFGYSGLIFLLFAFVSMSWFFGYPGQPHIITRYMAIKDEKKIWNSTLIGMTWVIISLWGAVLIGIIGLAMFKELPDPEKVMPLLVMNLLPEWAAGIAIAAITAAIMSTADSQLLVATSAIVEDVYHKLINPEVNQKKLVLLSRISVVLLSIIAFLLALQGGVIYFLVAFAWGGLAASFGPLIILSLWWRRTTKWGAIAGMISGTATVIIWDKFGISSSMPTELIVPGMLPAFFISLLFVIIISLLTVPPDTKKLFA; from the coding sequence ATGAGCATAATAATCCTGGCGTTCATAGTGTATCTAATCATTCTTGTGCTGATAGGCATATGGTCCTCAAAATTCAATAAAACCCTTGATGATTTCTTGATAGCGGGGAGGAAATTAGGGAGTTGGCCGGTTGCTATAAGCGCTGAAGCATCAGATATGAGTGGATGGCTAGTGATGGGGTTACCAGGCAGAGGGTTTATGTATGGAATAGCAGCGTTCTGGACTGCGATAGGGGCCTCATTAGGTACCCTTTTCAACTGGAGTATAATAGCAAAAAGGCTTAGAAGGTTTACACATAAATTACACGCGCTTACCATACCGGATTTCTTGGAGGACAGATTTAAAGATGATACGCACGTTATAAGAGGTATTGCTACCACCATAATCACCATTTTCATGGTAGCTTATGTGTCAGTACAGATGGTAGCAAGTGGAAAAATACTTAGCGAAACCTTTGGGTGGGACTACAATTCTGCACTAATTTTAGGATTTGCAATTATAACATTTTATACATTGATGGGGGGTTTTGTTGCAGTTGCATGGACCGATGTATTTCAAGGAATGCTTATGGTAGGAATCCTGCTTATCCTACCAATAGTAGGTATCATAAAACTAGGTGGATTAGACACAATTTTTACAGAAATAGGACAAATAAATATAAACACGATATCACCAGGATTTGGATATAGCGGCCTGATATTCCTATTGTTTGCTTTTGTTAGTATGTCATGGTTCTTTGGTTACCCTGGGCAACCACACATCATAACAAGATATATGGCTATAAAAGATGAGAAAAAAATCTGGAACAGCACACTAATAGGTATGACTTGGGTTATTATCAGTCTCTGGGGAGCAGTACTAATAGGGATCATAGGTCTTGCTATGTTCAAAGAACTGCCGGATCCAGAAAAAGTAATGCCTCTTCTAGTCATGAACCTACTCCCAGAGTGGGCGGCAGGTATAGCTATAGCTGCTATAACAGCTGCTATTATGTCAACTGCTGATTCACAGCTTCTTGTGGCAACATCAGCGATTGTTGAAGACGTATATCATAAGCTTATAAATCCTGAGGTAAACCAGAAAAAACTAGTTCTTCTCAGCAGGATATCTGTTGTATTACTATCAATAATAGCTTTTTTGCTTGCTCTACAGGGAGGAGTCATATATTTCCTTGTAGCTTTTGCATGGGGTGGTTTAGCAGCCTCCTTCGGCCCCCTGATTATATTATCGCTCTGGTGGAGGCGTACTACTAAATGGGGAGCGATAGCTGGTATGATCTCAGGTACAGCCACGGTGATAATCTGGGACAAGTTCGGCATTTCTTCTTCTATGCCTACTGAGCTGATAGTACCTGGTATGCTCCCAGCATTTTTTATATCACTATTATTCGTGATAATAATAAGTCTGTTAACAGTTCCACCTGATACAAAAAAGTTATTCGCCTAA
- a CDS encoding FG-GAP-like repeat-containing protein, producing MRKNVFLVVGILIVSGFAASNVSSFTNTQTTNDFEKMFSIDDLSARIHFYAMHPEFSNLQKVDQFNQNPFNGRDYPIGTIIWQYYITGGSDNSVKAIAPIEDINADGKIDVIVCSEDYNVRCFSGGAIGTGSVIWTRYIYSGSLNYQNELAIIPDINSDGYDDIIVGTPWGSRSIIAISGLNGNIIWTHDTHEYGGGGWVYQVDCRYDYNNDGVIDVLAATGDDSTDTGPKRVYCLNGLNGNSIWECPLGGPGFSVIGVQDFTGDGKPDVIAGSSNEAETIGYVKGISGANGALLWSFTAAGSSVWALEQTDDINGDGIKDVIAGDFSGHIYGLNAANGAQLYSTSIGSVIIQRFAKLVDINSDGHPDFVPEHSTYHTTQAIDGQTGGIIWNRDVADQPWRAARIPDISGDNKDDVLVGTMYNNNYCYFLNGVDGTDLVTPIAYGEAIDGLNAIPDVVNDGSWEMVAGGRNGKLTCFSGGLDAGNSPPTKPVINGPSNGIVGVTYEFSFVSTDPENEDIYYFVDWGDGSNTGWFGPFESGVPVTKSHSWLSTGNYYIKAKAKDEKGAESGWSNTYPFIVTENQPPNTPEISGPTSGKPGVELTYTVMTTDPNNDDVYYYIDWGDNSNTGWIGPNASGGTVTVKHTFTKKGTYTINYRAKDIYGLQSGWGTLKVTVPRTKVPLINRLLDRFPNLFPILRHLLGL from the coding sequence ATGAGGAAAAATGTGTTTTTAGTTGTAGGAATCCTAATTGTTAGTGGATTCGCGGCTAGTAACGTATCAAGTTTTACAAATACGCAGACAACAAACGATTTTGAAAAAATGTTTTCAATAGATGATTTATCAGCAAGAATACATTTTTATGCAATGCATCCAGAGTTTAGCAATTTACAAAAAGTAGATCAGTTTAACCAAAACCCGTTTAATGGCAGGGATTACCCAATAGGTACAATAATATGGCAATATTATATCACAGGTGGTTCTGATAATAGTGTAAAAGCCATTGCTCCTATTGAGGATATTAATGCCGATGGTAAAATAGATGTTATTGTTTGTTCAGAAGACTATAATGTTAGATGTTTTTCTGGAGGAGCAATTGGCACTGGATCTGTTATTTGGACCCGATATATTTATTCAGGTAGTCTTAACTATCAAAATGAACTAGCTATTATTCCTGATATTAACAGTGATGGTTATGATGATATAATAGTTGGTACACCATGGGGTTCTCGTTCAATTATAGCAATTTCAGGTTTAAATGGTAATATAATCTGGACGCATGATACACATGAATATGGTGGTGGCGGTTGGGTTTACCAAGTTGATTGCAGATATGATTATAATAATGATGGAGTAATTGATGTACTTGCAGCAACAGGTGATGATTCAACAGATACCGGCCCAAAAAGAGTTTATTGTTTAAATGGATTAAATGGTAACTCAATATGGGAATGTCCTCTTGGTGGACCTGGTTTTTCTGTAATTGGTGTACAAGATTTCACAGGTGATGGTAAACCAGATGTTATAGCAGGATCCTCAAATGAGGCAGAAACTATAGGTTATGTAAAAGGTATCAGTGGTGCAAATGGTGCACTGCTTTGGTCATTTACAGCAGCAGGATCCTCTGTATGGGCTTTAGAGCAAACAGATGATATCAATGGTGATGGAATAAAAGACGTAATTGCTGGTGATTTCAGTGGACATATTTATGGTTTAAATGCAGCAAATGGGGCTCAGCTATACAGCACTTCAATTGGTTCAGTAATTATTCAAAGATTTGCTAAATTAGTAGATATAAATAGTGATGGTCATCCAGATTTTGTTCCAGAACATAGTACATATCATACAACCCAAGCAATTGATGGTCAAACTGGTGGTATAATCTGGAATCGTGATGTCGCAGATCAACCATGGAGAGCAGCAAGAATACCAGATATAAGTGGTGACAACAAAGATGATGTTTTAGTTGGAACAATGTACAATAACAATTATTGTTATTTCCTCAATGGTGTTGATGGTACAGATTTAGTAACACCAATTGCATATGGTGAGGCAATTGATGGATTAAATGCAATTCCTGATGTTGTAAATGATGGTTCCTGGGAGATGGTTGCTGGTGGGAGAAATGGGAAATTAACATGTTTTTCAGGAGGACTTGATGCTGGGAATAGTCCACCAACAAAACCTGTGATAAATGGACCAAGTAATGGAATTGTTGGGGTAACCTATGAGTTTTCCTTTGTATCAACCGATCCTGAAAATGAAGATATTTACTATTTTGTTGACTGGGGTGATGGTAGTAACACTGGTTGGTTTGGACCATTTGAATCAGGTGTTCCAGTAACAAAAAGTCACAGCTGGCTTTCAACAGGTAATTATTACATTAAAGCAAAAGCAAAAGATGAAAAAGGTGCAGAAAGTGGCTGGTCAAATACATATCCTTTTATCGTAACTGAAAACCAACCTCCAAATACACCAGAAATATCAGGACCAACAAGTGGGAAACCAGGAGTAGAACTAACATATACAGTTATGACAACAGATCCTAACAATGATGATGTATACTACTACATTGACTGGGGAGACAACTCAAACACAGGGTGGATAGGACCAAATGCATCAGGAGGAACAGTGACAGTTAAACATACGTTTACAAAGAAAGGAACATACACGATTAACTACAGAGCGAAAGACATCTATGGTCTACAAAGCGGTTGGGGTACACTGAAAGTAACCGTACCGAGAACAAAGGTACCACTCATAAATAGATTACTGGATAGATTCCCAAACCTGTTCCCAATACTTCGACACTTATTAGGGCTATAA
- a CDS encoding thioredoxin domain-containing protein: MKKKYSQKMLFFAVFFVLFSFIAQSVLADNNKVTVDFFYSSKCGSCKTKFPIVNETAEKYKDKITVNWKDIANNVTNYKEYQAISRNYSVSFPFVYIKSSFNSTVLNRQNFTVLDISRVIDAYLNGTTTNETRGQELVVDFFGYRIVVNVTSLSLPVLTIVLGCLDSFNPCAFFILIFLLNLMLYARSRRRMLLVGGVFIFFSGFWYYLFMFVLYNVLFVVGGFIDVLTIILGCIVVVLGIVNIKDFFFFKKGVSLSIPDEKKPGLFKRMRDLVKNLEITAVIFGTIVLAATVNFYELLCTSGFPLVFTNQLRLYNLSMFDSYLYIFFYNVVYVIPLIVIVLIFVFTLGRLKLSEWHGRVLKLLSGVMLVSFGVLFIVNFQLLQNVVTPVLLLVFSIVFTYVVSFIWKKKFDEKKSG, from the coding sequence ATGAAAAAAAAATATTCTCAGAAAATGTTGTTTTTTGCAGTTTTTTTTGTTTTATTTAGTTTCATTGCTCAATCAGTTTTAGCTGATAATAATAAGGTAACTGTTGATTTCTTTTATAGCAGCAAATGCGGTAGCTGTAAAACAAAATTCCCGATTGTAAATGAGACAGCTGAGAAATATAAAGACAAGATCACTGTTAACTGGAAGGATATAGCTAATAATGTTACAAACTATAAGGAATACCAAGCTATTAGTAGAAACTATAGCGTTTCATTTCCTTTTGTCTATATTAAGAGCAGTTTTAATTCCACGGTGCTTAACAGGCAGAATTTCACTGTTTTGGATATCAGCAGGGTGATTGATGCTTATCTAAATGGTACAACTACAAATGAGACCCGCGGTCAGGAGTTGGTTGTTGATTTTTTTGGTTATAGGATAGTGGTTAATGTTACTAGTCTTTCTCTACCTGTTCTGACTATTGTCCTTGGTTGTCTTGATAGTTTCAACCCCTGTGCTTTTTTTATTTTGATTTTTCTTTTGAACCTTATGTTGTATGCTCGTTCTCGTAGACGCATGCTTCTTGTTGGTGGTGTTTTCATATTTTTTTCTGGTTTTTGGTATTACCTGTTTATGTTTGTTTTATATAATGTTCTCTTTGTAGTTGGTGGTTTTATTGATGTTTTAACAATTATTTTAGGTTGTATAGTGGTTGTTCTTGGCATTGTTAATATAAAGGATTTCTTCTTTTTTAAAAAAGGTGTTTCTCTGAGTATACCTGATGAGAAAAAACCTGGTTTGTTTAAACGTATGAGAGACCTTGTTAAAAACCTTGAGATCACTGCTGTTATTTTTGGTACAATTGTTCTTGCTGCCACCGTTAATTTTTATGAGCTTCTCTGCACATCTGGTTTTCCCCTTGTTTTTACAAATCAGCTTAGGTTGTATAACCTGTCTATGTTTGATTCTTATTTGTACATATTTTTCTATAACGTTGTTTATGTGATTCCGTTGATTGTCATTGTTCTTATTTTTGTTTTTACTCTTGGTCGCCTTAAGCTTAGTGAGTGGCATGGTCGTGTTTTGAAGCTTTTGTCTGGTGTTATGCTTGTTTCTTTCGGTGTTTTATTTATTGTTAACTTTCAGCTTTTGCAGAATGTGGTTACACCAGTTTTGTTACTTGTATTCAGTATTGTTTTTACTTATGTTGTTAGTTTTATTTGGAAGAAAAAATTTGATGAAAAAAAATCTGGATAA
- a CDS encoding M14 family zinc carboxypeptidase yields MNHCRLANLEILFVTCILLVILFAGCLEQKESKAPEALTPKSPLDHLAILPNWNDGQYHDYYATEKKLNEFNEDFPDLTYLYSIGKSVQGREIWCIKITNENINGKKYSCLIDGCIHGNEWEAGEICLYLAEYLLINFGKNSTVTRILNTTEVYIVPLFNPDGRQQNTRWNYNGIDLNRNFDVDFGKLKGRVVRIGKLFGRINIPYLKIPFLGVFTNCGRQPFSEPESRAIRDLIKSLSYGDFSLYVNCHTAQHNVMSPWLVPNPPFELSQREKNVFNTVKDWVEENTEYETYRGEKGTSSGNVMDWCFKEFRVPSFLYELLSQDYEPWYKIGKHDQLVHWMKASLPVLLYLLENIENLHYWRTPDVQPVLPYGIPPQPLH; encoded by the coding sequence ATGAATCACTGCAGGTTAGCTAATTTAGAAATACTATTCGTCACTTGTATTTTGCTTGTAATACTTTTTGCTGGTTGTTTGGAACAAAAAGAGTCAAAAGCACCAGAGGCCTTGACACCCAAATCCCCATTAGATCATTTGGCTATACTGCCCAATTGGAACGATGGGCAGTATCATGACTATTATGCCACCGAGAAAAAACTAAATGAGTTTAATGAAGATTTCCCTGATTTGACATACCTATATTCAATAGGTAAGAGTGTTCAAGGTAGAGAGATCTGGTGCATTAAAATAACAAATGAAAACATCAATGGTAAAAAATATTCATGTCTTATAGATGGTTGCATCCACGGCAACGAATGGGAAGCTGGTGAAATCTGTCTTTATCTAGCTGAGTATCTTCTTATTAATTTTGGTAAAAACTCAACAGTTACTCGCATATTGAATACTACTGAGGTCTACATTGTTCCTTTGTTTAATCCCGATGGTAGACAACAAAATACCAGATGGAATTATAATGGTATAGATTTAAACAGGAATTTTGATGTAGATTTTGGTAAATTAAAAGGGCGTGTTGTTCGCATCGGTAAACTCTTCGGTCGGATAAATATTCCTTATTTAAAAATACCTTTTTTAGGTGTTTTTACTAACTGTGGTAGACAGCCCTTCTCAGAGCCAGAGTCTAGAGCCATTAGGGATTTGATTAAATCTCTCAGCTACGGTGATTTCTCCCTCTATGTTAATTGTCATACAGCACAACATAATGTTATGAGCCCGTGGCTGGTCCCAAATCCACCTTTTGAATTGTCACAGAGGGAAAAAAATGTGTTTAACACCGTGAAAGACTGGGTTGAAGAGAACACAGAGTATGAAACATATCGAGGTGAAAAAGGCACTAGCAGTGGTAATGTGATGGATTGGTGTTTTAAGGAATTTCGTGTACCATCTTTCCTCTATGAACTTCTGTCACAGGATTATGAGCCTTGGTATAAAATAGGGAAACATGACCAACTTGTACATTGGATGAAAGCATCTTTACCAGTACTACTATATCTTCTTGAGAACATAGAGAATCTTCACTATTGGAGAACACCGGATGTTCAACCGGTTTTACCATATGGTATACCTCCTCAACCTCTTCACTGA
- a CDS encoding radical SAM protein encodes METTTTIEILRSTIGNPVTRKIISGFGFCEKCGKHSIEIALELYVGERKKACLRCRLAEKNLSSVVKTGGKAFGVNEETLKEQFRHPSWRKALANVLTGISRFGVQKPFVTGAPFLVVWDVTYACNLRCKHCYANAGKTLEDELTTEEALETIDKLDHASVPIIAFSGGEPLVRRDIFKLTRYAQEKGIYAAIATNATLITKQKVKEMKKNGVGFVQISLDGATAETHDRFRGIDGVFNKTIQGIKNCVEQNFFVNIATTATKYNYQEIPRIIDLCEQLHVEWFMIYNFIPTGRGQFIAENDLSPQEREQLLKTLWDRLKKGSKVNVLSTAPQFARVALESEINQDEKIIPTHFANPTLSGKLVNLAEFIGGCGCGRVYCAIKPNGDIEPCVFFPLTIGNIKKDDFGDLWKNNQILKELRNKDKLQGNCGQCSYRYYCGGCRARAYGYTGNYLGPDPGCIKNQMLIQQPQC; translated from the coding sequence TTGGAAACAACTACGACTATTGAGATACTTAGATCAACTATAGGCAACCCAGTTACTAGGAAGATTATATCAGGTTTTGGTTTCTGTGAAAAATGTGGTAAACATAGTATAGAGATAGCCTTGGAGCTCTACGTTGGTGAGAGAAAAAAAGCATGTCTTAGATGCAGGTTAGCTGAAAAAAACCTTAGCAGTGTAGTAAAAACAGGTGGCAAAGCATTTGGTGTGAACGAAGAAACACTTAAAGAACAATTTCGCCATCCATCGTGGAGAAAAGCCCTCGCCAATGTGTTAACAGGTATATCACGTTTTGGTGTACAAAAACCGTTTGTAACAGGCGCACCATTTCTAGTAGTGTGGGATGTTACTTATGCCTGTAACCTGAGATGTAAACACTGTTATGCAAATGCTGGTAAAACACTGGAGGACGAGCTAACAACAGAAGAAGCCTTGGAGACGATAGATAAACTGGATCATGCGTCTGTACCCATCATAGCATTCTCAGGTGGGGAACCACTAGTCAGAAGAGATATATTCAAATTAACCAGGTATGCACAAGAAAAAGGCATCTACGCAGCTATTGCAACCAATGCGACACTTATAACAAAACAAAAGGTTAAGGAGATGAAAAAAAACGGGGTTGGTTTCGTGCAAATAAGCCTAGACGGAGCCACGGCAGAAACCCATGACCGTTTTAGAGGAATAGATGGTGTATTCAACAAAACAATACAGGGGATAAAAAACTGTGTGGAACAAAATTTTTTTGTGAACATAGCGACAACAGCAACCAAATACAACTACCAGGAAATACCAAGGATTATAGATTTATGTGAACAACTACATGTAGAGTGGTTCATGATATACAATTTTATACCAACTGGGAGAGGACAGTTTATAGCAGAAAATGATCTCTCGCCACAAGAAAGAGAACAGCTACTAAAAACACTATGGGATAGATTAAAAAAGGGTAGTAAAGTCAATGTGTTATCAACGGCACCACAGTTCGCACGTGTGGCGTTAGAATCAGAGATAAACCAGGATGAAAAAATCATACCAACACATTTCGCAAACCCAACTTTATCAGGTAAACTAGTAAACCTAGCAGAGTTCATAGGTGGATGTGGATGCGGGAGAGTTTATTGCGCAATAAAACCAAATGGTGACATAGAACCATGTGTATTCTTCCCTTTAACTATAGGTAACATAAAAAAAGATGATTTTGGGGATCTATGGAAAAACAACCAGATCCTAAAAGAACTCCGAAACAAAGACAAACTACAGGGAAACTGTGGGCAATGCAGCTACCGCTACTACTGCGGGGGATGCAGGGCAAGGGCATACGGCTACACTGGCAATTACCTGGGACCAGACCCTGGTTGTATAAAAAACCAAATGCTAATACAACAACCACAGTGTTAA
- a CDS encoding C45 family autoproteolytic acyltransferase/hydrolase — protein MKKIYCMMLLVIVLLQVFLSNYLAEGVHDEFKTIGSEYYKGGYRYNIQGWIYLHIEGEPYERGYQYGYLASAEIVDIIQRWSRLFPEKWSWKIHKRTAMQLFWNKYPEEYKQEIKGIADGVADRGGVVDGAAVNYKDILTLNEMYEMLTRTRSLFIHPFRSRVKLLLSNFLKAGFSSYTEYADHCSAFIATGDATADGRIVASHSTFSFAFDGIWWHLYTAERFNVILDIQPSDGYRILMTTSPGLIWSDEDFNQNNAGMILMGTSLKMGPWSKVGDPVVVRSRKAIQYSDSIDEMISYLLKKNNGLYANDWLMGDTKTGEIASLELALHNYGLNRTKNGFIWSCNNVKNDRVRWELTSIFGLGVIGRVVSRKFVPSDRDIKFEELRDEYYGKIDVDVAKKIMTTSPIHSGSMDCKITDSQLVNDFGFWAFMGKPDGTDFIASEHPFKKVKPGYTDMPACGWVQLYALSSPNKYYTTDQKKTSNERKKSSILWKYETKGNELGNAVYSSPAISDNILYATSWNGEIFALDGKTGRQLWEKNIGCSSTSSPIIFDNTVYIGSSDGLYALDKNSGDIIWAREDIGTVSSKSAFLEGVVYCSSHDNNVYALNSENGDLKWKFETKGEIYSSPVINKNVLYVGSNDGYLYAIDTKNGEVKWKYKTGQAICSSPLISNDFVYFGSWDNNLYALDAKTGKLKWRFTAGWGIDSSPVIYKDMIYVGSEDNNMYALDVDDGTLRWFFSTDGGIKSSPTVYGGFVFFGSSDGRFYAVNAEDGGLEWSVAPDYHIEGIYNYVTKPIVSSPVACDGRIYVGSTNGKIYCFDAQTFEQPMPAVKEIKIPVETWLFLVLPVFFVIIATTFYLYWYKRRTR, from the coding sequence ATGAAAAAAATATATTGTATGATGCTGTTAGTTATCGTATTGTTGCAGGTGTTTCTAAGTAACTATTTAGCAGAGGGGGTACATGACGAATTTAAAACCATAGGTTCTGAATATTACAAAGGCGGTTATCGTTATAACATACAAGGATGGATTTATCTTCATATCGAAGGAGAACCATACGAAAGGGGCTATCAATATGGTTATCTTGCATCTGCTGAAATTGTTGATATTATACAACGGTGGAGTAGATTGTTTCCGGAGAAATGGTCGTGGAAGATACATAAAAGAACTGCTATGCAGCTTTTTTGGAATAAATACCCTGAGGAATATAAGCAGGAGATAAAAGGAATAGCTGATGGAGTAGCTGATAGAGGCGGCGTGGTTGACGGGGCTGCTGTGAATTACAAAGATATCTTAACGTTGAATGAGATGTATGAAATGCTAACTCGAACTAGGAGTCTTTTTATTCACCCATTTAGATCGAGGGTTAAATTGTTGCTCTCAAATTTTTTAAAAGCTGGTTTTTCTTCTTATACAGAATATGCAGATCATTGTAGTGCTTTTATAGCAACTGGTGATGCAACTGCAGATGGAAGAATTGTTGCATCACATTCTACTTTTTCGTTTGCTTTTGATGGAATTTGGTGGCATCTCTATACCGCAGAGCGTTTTAATGTGATACTTGATATCCAACCAAGTGATGGCTACAGAATTCTTATGACTACTTCTCCTGGTCTTATTTGGAGCGATGAAGATTTCAACCAGAATAATGCGGGAATGATATTAATGGGAACCAGTCTCAAAATGGGGCCTTGGAGTAAAGTAGGAGACCCTGTTGTTGTTCGATCTCGTAAAGCTATACAATATTCCGATAGTATTGATGAAATGATAAGTTATCTTTTGAAAAAAAATAATGGCCTTTATGCAAATGATTGGTTGATGGGAGATACTAAGACAGGAGAGATTGCATCGTTAGAGTTAGCGTTACATAATTATGGGTTAAATAGGACAAAAAACGGTTTTATCTGGTCTTGTAATAATGTTAAAAATGACCGGGTGAGGTGGGAGCTTACATCGATCTTTGGGCTAGGAGTCATTGGAAGAGTAGTTAGTAGAAAATTTGTGCCAAGTGATAGAGACATAAAGTTCGAGGAACTAAGAGATGAATATTACGGTAAAATAGATGTTGATGTTGCAAAGAAAATTATGACTACATCTCCGATTCACAGTGGATCTATGGATTGTAAGATAACAGATTCTCAGCTGGTGAATGATTTTGGTTTCTGGGCTTTTATGGGTAAACCAGATGGTACAGATTTTATAGCTAGTGAGCACCCGTTTAAAAAGGTAAAACCAGGTTATACAGATATGCCTGCCTGCGGATGGGTGCAACTTTATGCGTTATCATCACCTAACAAATACTATACTACGGATCAGAAAAAAACAAGCAATGAAAGGAAAAAAAGTAGTATTTTATGGAAGTATGAAACCAAAGGGAATGAACTTGGAAACGCGGTTTACTCCTCCCCAGCTATATCTGATAATATATTATATGCTACATCCTGGAATGGAGAAATATTCGCGTTAGATGGAAAAACTGGCAGACAACTATGGGAGAAAAACATAGGTTGTAGTAGTACATCATCTCCTATTATATTTGACAACACTGTGTATATAGGATCTAGCGATGGTTTGTATGCGTTAGATAAAAATTCAGGGGATATTATATGGGCGAGGGAGGATATTGGTACAGTTTCATCAAAGTCTGCTTTCTTAGAGGGAGTTGTATATTGTAGCTCCCATGACAATAATGTTTATGCCTTAAACTCAGAAAATGGTGACTTAAAATGGAAATTTGAGACAAAAGGAGAGATATACTCCTCACCAGTGATAAACAAAAATGTTTTGTATGTTGGTTCAAATGATGGATATCTCTATGCCATTGATACAAAAAATGGGGAAGTAAAATGGAAATATAAAACAGGACAGGCGATTTGTTCATCGCCACTTATATCTAACGACTTTGTTTATTTTGGGTCTTGGGATAACAATCTATATGCATTAGATGCTAAAACAGGAAAACTAAAATGGAGGTTTACTGCTGGGTGGGGTATTGATTCTTCTCCAGTTATATATAAAGATATGATTTATGTTGGCTCTGAAGACAATAATATGTATGCACTTGATGTGGATGATGGGACGTTGAGATGGTTTTTCTCAACAGATGGTGGTATAAAGTCATCTCCAACGGTTTATGGAGGTTTTGTATTCTTTGGATCTAGTGACGGTAGATTCTATGCGGTAAACGCAGAAGACGGGGGTTTGGAATGGAGTGTGGCTCCTGATTATCATATAGAGGGGATATATAACTATGTTACAAAACCTATCGTGTCTTCACCAGTGGCATGTGATGGAAGAATATATGTTGGGTCTACAAATGGAAAAATATATTGTTTTGATGCTCAAACATTTGAACAACCTATGCCCGCGGTAAAAGAAATAAAGATACCTGTTGAAACCTGGTTGTTTTTGGTGCTACCAGTGTTCTTTGTGATAATTGCTACAACATTTTATCTATATTGGTATAAACGGAGGACAAGATGA